One segment of Dama dama isolate Ldn47 chromosome 15, ASM3311817v1, whole genome shotgun sequence DNA contains the following:
- the LOC133070769 gene encoding high mobility group protein B3-like encodes MAKGDPKKPKGKMSAYAFFVQTCREEHKKKNPEVPVNFAEFSKKCSERWKTMSGKEKSKFDEMAKADKVRYDREMKDYGPAKGGKKKKDPNAPKRPPSGFFLFCSEFRPKIKSTNPGISIGDVAKKLGEMWNNLSDSEKQPYINKAAKLKEKYEKDVADYKSKGKFDGAKGPAKVARKKVEEEDEEDEEEEEEEEEEDE; translated from the coding sequence ATGGCTAAAGGTGATCCCAAAAAACCAAAGGGCAAGATGTCTGCTTATGCCTTCTTTGTGCAGACGTGCAGAGAGGAACATAAGAAGAAAAATCCAGAGGTCCCTGTCAattttgctgaattttccaagaaaTGCTCTGAGAGGTGGAAGACCATGTCCGGGAAAGAGAAGTCGAAATTCGATGAGATGGCAAAGGCGGATAAAGTGCGCTATGATCGGGAAATGAAGGATTATGGACCAGCTAAGGGAGGCAAGAAGAAGAAGGACCCTAATGCCCCCAAGAGACCACCGTCTGGATTTTTCCTATTTTGTTCTGAATTCCGTCCCAAGATCAAGTCTACAAACCCTGGCATCTCTATTGGAGATGTGGCAAAGAAACTGGGCGAGATGTGGAATAACTTAAGTGACAGTGAGAAGCAGCCATACATCAACAAGGCAGCAAAGCTGAAGGAGAAGTATGAGAAGGATGTCGCAGACTATAAGTCTAAAGGGAAGTTTGATGGCGCCAAGGGTCCTGCTAAAGTTGCCCGGAAAAAGGTggaagaggaagatgaagaggatgaggaggaggaggaggaggaggaggaagaggatgaataa